In Acidaminococcus fermentans DSM 20731, one genomic interval encodes:
- a CDS encoding serine O-acetyltransferase, with protein MKITGIKLIDSFGMSLIKVYNHSLYWKMRAIVVNPRSKYPKIIKCIFLIFIKIMDEYHCAFIGTGIGYGAHFDSPPRLPHGLNGIVIHERTYFGKNCTILHQVTFGGTVRNGVPIAPVCGDNCLFGAGSKILGGVTIGNNVKVGANAVVTTDMPDNVTCVGIPAKIVKRGN; from the coding sequence ATGAAAATTACAGGAATCAAATTAATAGATAGTTTTGGAATGAGCCTGATAAAAGTATATAATCACAGCTTGTATTGGAAAATGCGGGCGATAGTGGTTAATCCTCGTTCAAAGTATCCCAAAATTATTAAATGCATATTTTTAATTTTTATAAAAATTATGGATGAATATCACTGTGCATTTATCGGAACTGGGATAGGTTACGGAGCACATTTTGATAGTCCTCCACGGTTGCCTCATGGATTAAATGGCATAGTAATTCACGAAAGAACATATTTTGGAAAGAATTGCACGATTTTACACCAAGTAACATTTGGTGGTACTGTCCGCAATGGTGTTCCAATCGCACCAGTTTGCGGTGATAATTGTTTATTTGGCGCCGGATCTAAAATTTTAGGGGGAGTTACGATTGGAAATAATGTTAAAGTTGGCGCTAATGCTGTAGTAACTACAGATATGCCAGATAATGTTACATGTGTGGGAATCCCTGCTAAAATTGTAAAAAGAGGAAATTGA